Proteins from a single region of Theobroma cacao cultivar B97-61/B2 chromosome 10, Criollo_cocoa_genome_V2, whole genome shotgun sequence:
- the LOC18587309 gene encoding putative receptor-like protein kinase At4g00960, translating to MTIVTSTFFCAVFVHLLTLSIAQKELRYVNCENGRGNFSTGSPYQDNLNSVLSSLSSDTGNDHGFYNASFGENPDQVFARALCRGDVEPDICRSCISDARNARASVCPNQKEALLGYDECMVFYTNHSIFGVLQTSPGMVLWNRANASDPEGFSATLRTLLETSRKQAAAGDTLQKFAVNDTMTTDFSRVYVLTECTPDLSEQQCLDCLDLVIRNQPDCCTGTMIGGRLIVPSCNFRFENYRFYNITHVSSSPPPPGGKKNNTSRTVIIIVIPIASVVILIICVYIFLKMRKTREQDVESDDEKIITAESLQYDFDTIKAATNNFADENRLGQGGFGAVYKGRLSTGQDIAVKRLSKDSGQGDLEFKNEVLLLAKLQHRNLVRLLGFSLERNERLLLYEFVPNSSLDRFIFDPKRREQLDWEQRYKIIGGIARGLLYLHEDSRLRIIHRDLKASNILLDTDMNPKIADFGMARLFAVDQTQGNTSRIVGTYGYMAPEYAMHGQFSVKSDIFSFGVLILEIVNGQRNICFHDRDNVEDLLSYAWKNWREGTTLNLIDPSLKVSSKAEITRCIHIALLCVQENVVDRPTMASVAIMLNSYSVTLPVPSHPAFFMHSTIESNLSSSSVYTSRVTDHSLNDEILPLSKNETSITELYPR from the exons ATGACAATAGTTACCTCAACCTTCTTTTGTGCCGTTTTTGTTCACCTTCTTACCCTTTCAATCGCTCAGAAAGAGCTGCGCTATGTCAACTGTGAAAACGGAAGGGGTAACTTTTCCACCGGCAGTCCTTACCAGGACAATCTCAACAGTGTTCTTTCTTCCCTCTCTTCCGACACAGGAAACGACCATGGATTCTACAACGCATCCTTTGGTGAAAACCCTGACCAAGTTTTTGCACGGGCGCTTTGTCGAGGAGACGTTGAGCCAGATATTTGCCGTTCTTGCATATCAGACGCTCGCAACGCGCGAGCTAGTGTTTGTCCCAACCAGAAGGAGGCACTTTTGGGGTATGATGAGTGTATGGTATTTTACACAAATCACTCTATCTTTGGCGTTTTACAAACTTCGCCTGGTATGGTGCTGTGGAATAGAGCCAACGCCTCAGATCCTGAAGGCTTCAGTGCCACACTGAGAACATTGTTGGAGACGTCGCGGAAGCAAGCTGCAGCTGGAGACACTCTTCAAAAGTTTGCAGTAAACGATACAATGACTACAGATTTCTCAAGAGTGTATGTACTCACGGAGTGCACTCCTGATTTATCTGAGCAACAATGCTTGGATTGTCTGGACCTAGTTATCCGAAACCAGCCAGATTGTTGCACTGGAACGATGATCGGAGGCAGGCTTATAGTCCCAAGTTGTAATTTCAGGTTTGAGAACTATCGCTTCTACAACATAACGCATGTGTCATCATCTCCACCACCGCCTGGAG GAAAGAAGAATAACACATCTCGAACTGTCATCATCATCGTTATTCCAATTGCTAGTGTGGTGATACTAATCATCTGTGTCTACATCTTCTTGAAAATGAGGAAGACAAGGGAGCAGGATGTTGAGT CCGATGACGAGAAAATTATCACTGCAGAGTCTTTGCAATATGATTTCGACACCATTAAAGCTGCAACAAATAACTTTGCTGATGAAAATAGGCTTGGACAAGGTGGCTTTGGGGCTGTTTACAAG GGTAGGCTTTCCACCGGGCAAGATATAGCCGTAAAAAGGCTATCGAAGGATTCTGGACAAGGAGACCTAGAATTCAAGAATGAAGTCCTCTTGTTGGCCAAGCTTCAACACCGGAATTTAGTTAGACTTCTTGGTTTCAGCCtggaaagaaatgaaagactTCTTCTATATGAGTTCGTGCCTAATTCAAGCCTTGATCGCTTCATATTTG ATCCAAAAAGGAGGGAACAATTGGATTGGGAACAACGCTACAAAATCATAGGAGGCATTGCTCGTGGACTCCTTTACCTTCATGAAGATTCTCGACTTCGAATAATTCATCGTGAtcttaaagcaagtaatattTTGTTAGACACCGATATGAATCCCAAAATTGCAGATTTTGGCATGGCCAGATTATTTGCAGTGGACCAAACACAAGGCAATACAAGTAGAATCGTGGGAACCTA TGGTTATATGGCTCCAGAGTATGCAATGCATGGACAATTTTCAGTAAAATCTGATATATTTAGCTTTGGTGTACTGATTCTGGAGATCGTAAATGGTCAAAGAAATATTTGTTTCCACGACAGAGATAACGTGGAAGATCTTTTAAGCTAT GCATGGAAGAATTGGAGGGAAGGGACGACGCTGAATCTCATAGATCCTTCCTTGAAGGTATCTTCAAAAGCTGAAATAACACGATGCATCCACATTGCCTTGCTATGCGTTCAAGAAAATGTAGTCGATAGACCAACCATGGCTTCTGTTGCTATCATGCTTAATAGCTACTCCGTCACTCTGCCGGTGCCCTCTCATCCAGCATTTTTCATGCATAGCACCATTGAATCAAACCTCTCTTCCTCATCAGTATATACTTCAAGGGTCACGGATCATTCCCTTAATGATGAAATTCTCCCCTTGTCGAAAAACGAGACATCTATTACAGAGTTATATCCTCGCTAG
- the LOC18587307 gene encoding acidic endochitinase: MVRSHHYLNFRPSLPTFANMARKSQTIALLIFFVAVALSKTSYAAVISTYWGQNLFEGTLKEACDTGIYEIINIAFLNVFGGGQTPSMNLAGHCDPPSGTCVIFGEQIRYCQGLGIKVLLSLGGAIGNYYLTSKDDAQSVADYLWETFLQGRTSPGPLGDATLDGIDFDIEGASNLYYDDLARFLKEKSESVYLAAAPQCIFPDYHLGAAIDTGLFDTVWVQFYNNPPCQYHDGNADDLLRSWNQWDTSINVTHLFMGLPASDDAAPSGGHIPADKLQSDVLPVIKKSAKYGGIMLWNRYYDKLSGYGASIKPFILGDGLVYSS; encoded by the coding sequence ATGGTCAGATCACACCACTACCTGAATTTCAGACCCTCCCTTCCTACATTTGCAAACATGGCTAGGAAATCACAAACCATAGCCTTGCTCATCTTCTTCGTAGCTGTAGCACTAAGCAAAACGTCTTACGCCGCTGTCATTTCCACCTATTGGggtcaaaatctttttgaGGGAACCCTGAAGGAAGCATGTGACACCGGAATATATGAGATCATAAACATAGCTTTCCTTAACGTTTTTGGTGGCGGCCAAACCCCGTCTATGAACCTTGCCGGTCACTGCGACCCACCAAGCGGCACATGCGTCATATTCGGAGAACAAATAAGATATTGCCAGGGACTAGGAATCAAGGTATTGCTCTCACTTGGTGGTGCAATTGGTAATTACTATCTAACTTCTAAAGATGATGCCCAAAGTGTAGCAGATTATTTATGGGAAACATTTTTGCAAGGAAGAACATCTCCTGGTCCATTAGGAGATGCCACGTTGGATGGTATTGATTTTGATATAGAAGGGGCTTCGAATTTGTACTACGATGATCTTGCCCGCTTCCTTAAAGAGAAAAGCGAAAGTGTCTACTTAGCTGCAGCTCCTCAATGTATATTCCCTGATTATCATTTGGGGGCTGCCATTGATACCGGCCTTTTTGACACTGTTTGGgttcaattttataataatcCCCCATGCCAGTACCATGATGGTAACGCCGACGACCTTCTAAGATCATGGAATCAGTGGGATACCTCGATAAACGTGACGCATTTATTTATGGGGTTACCGGCGTCTGACGATGCGGCTCCTTCTGGAGGGCATATTCCAGCGGACAAGCTACAATCTGATGTTCTTCCGGTGATAAAAAAGTCAGCCAAATATGGAGGCATCATGCTTTGGAATCGATATTATGATAAGCTATCTGGGTATGGTGCTTCTATCAAACCTTTTATCCTCGGGGATGGCTTAGTGTACTCTTCTTAA